The Capsicum annuum cultivar UCD-10X-F1 chromosome 1, UCD10Xv1.1, whole genome shotgun sequence sequence aaattagatgtcaacaaGAAACAGTACAACTAAAAAGTtcaatttttccttcattttacatttgtaatttgagttttttagctcttatttttataaaagttaaATTTGGAGAATCCTCTATTTGCACaacttgactttcaatttctctcatttgtatttgaatttcGTGATTTTCAACCAACTTTTCTCATATTTGCCTTTCTTCTTTTGCCCTACCATCATTTCGCCTCCCCCAATGTGTTGTCACTTGTGTCATTATCCTCATCCCAAAAGCACCAATTAAACAAATGGTGAAATAGAATAATCGAAAGAGTTTACAGACAAAGATTTAAGGCTATAAAGAGAAATTCATCaaagaaatagaaatcaaattGGATTAAAAAAGTTTCAGGCGAAACTTTATTTTTACCGATTAAATTgataagaatctaaaatttgctTTGAAATAGTTAAAGAATTCATTTTTTCCACCTAGACTGTTAAAGAAGTTTTTCAGTTGATGAGGAATTCCGGTGAAATTGGTTGAAAAATTCTGATGAAATTGGTGGGGAAACAGCAGCTACCGATGGAGTATCAGAATGTGGAGGGAGTTTGGTGGATGatgtgatttttaaatttgaaaataatgtgATACTTTTTAAATTAGTTAATGaatttaaaatagatttcttttttttcttcttataatttatttttaaattattttttgaattactatcaaatatcaccatttaattcattattttatcatattatcgAAAGTGTGTTGCACACATTTTATGCTTTTAGCTGATTGATAAAAAATGTTCAAATTTTGGGTGGGTGAGGTGTCTAATAAACTGATAGGTACAAGTATAAGTTGAGGAATTCAAGTAAAATCTCGAAACAAGTTCAAGGATCTGTCGATGAATTAAGTTAGAGAAAAATGTGAACACTTAATAACATGGGGACGGAGGAAGCAAGTACGAGCACGTAAAATCTCCATTCATTATGATGAAAGACATACTCCAATTTGAATGGATACAGGTCTCAAAATCAAGCATAAATTAAAGTACAACAACAAAAGTAGTTTAATTTTGAAGCCAGAGGTGTAGTAGGGAAGAAATTGAAGAgacctctatttttttttccttaacaaTTTGGAGGAGAAGTGAGATTGCACTTCGTAGGAAGAGCCAAGGCAAGTTCAGGATCAATCCCAAGAGAAGGCAATAAGAATGAGTTTTTATAAGAACACAAGCACTGCAAGTCTGCACCCGACAAGGCTTCACAGCAAGAAGCAGATGGCTCCACTGGATTTGGCTGTGTTACTGATGGCTTACATGCTGTCAAACCACCGTCGTTCATGTTACAAAGACTCAATCCACTTGAGCCTGCTATAAGTAGCAGTCCTAAAACTACCATACCGAAAACTCCCACTTTGCTTCCTCTCATAGGCATGTTTTCTGGCTTTCTTACTCAGCACTAAGTGtgtgtgggtgtgggtgtgggtgtgggtgtgtGAGAGGGGTGGGGGTTAAATTCTTAAATTTATAAGCTGAGGACCCAAAGAGATTTTGATAGATTGTGGGGGCAAAacataaaacaacaataataactccGCCTAAACTCTAATCACGTTATACATGAATTCTTACTTGCCATATCGTTATATGTATAGGCTAACACATATATAAACatttctttaaatttaaaaaaacttCATTTGGATACTTTAATTATATAGCTAGTTTCAGTTGAGCGtctgaacacataataaaatatttttattataaacttttaataattctagttcaaattttaaaattttcttttctgcATGTTCTCAAGCATAAGGAAGTAAATTCTATTGAGTGGTGGTTAAACCGACTAAATATTTTATGAGGCAAAATGTTGATCAGTTTAAAACTTTCATGTTTAGAAAATTAAATGATTGATATGGGATGTTGAggtggatgtgtggacataccagaaAAGATAAGATTAGGAACGAAGACATCTGCGAGTGACCTCCATGACGAACAAGATGAGGAAAGGGAGGTTTGAAATGGTTTGAACATGGAAAGATAAAAAGTGTAGATAGTGCCTCGGTGAGGAGGTGTGAGAGTTTGACAATGACAAGCATCATGAGAGGTaagtagaccgaagaagtactaaGTGGGGTCGGGGAGGGGATGATTAGACAGGACATGacactactagaaaactgtaaATTACATGGGGATTTTACCTGGGAAATAATATCGTAGGAAATACATGTggatttacctacaaaaatagtaaattcctcaacattaaaatatattacctacaaactatatatttgcaacaaattccGCAGGTAAATTTGGCGCCATACTGCGCAAATTtcttacttgcgacattacctggggaaatatatcggcgggtattttatctctaagtAAATTCACAGGTATAtgtagaaatatatatattttttaattccaTTGAAAAATTcgcaggtaatttatcctacgaatttacttaaagatattttggtgaaaatttatgtaatggattttattacctacgaaattatttgggaattttgtgctgcgaatttcGTTGAGGATTTATTTTTGGGAATTTACCTGCGAAagtattacttgcgacattacctgagAAAATATATCGGCGGATATTTTATCTCTAAGTAAATTCCCAGGTAtattaacaaatatatattttttaaatccataaaaaaatctccaggtaatttatcctatggatttacttagagatattttggtgaaaatttatgtaattgattttattatctagaaaattatttggagattttgtgctgcgaattttgctgaggatttattcttggggatttacctgcgaaattacttgcgacattaccttgCAAAATGTATCGACaagtattttatctctaggtaaatctgcaggtatatggacatatatatatatatatatatattttaaatccatagaaaaatccccaggtaatttatcctacgaatttacttagagatattttggttaaaatttatgtaatggattttattacctgaaaaattatttgggaattttgtgTTGCGAATTTTGCTAGAGATTTATTCTTGGAGATTTACCTGctaaattattacttgcgacattaccttgGAAAATGTATCAAcgagtattatatatataatactcaCCGATACATTTCCCCAAATAATTTATCCTACAAATTTTACatagagatattttggtagaaatttatgtaatggattttattatttggaaaattatttggggattttgttttgcgaattttgctggggatttattcttggggatttacctgcgaaattattacttgaaaaattattgagggattgtgttgctacaaatttagctgaaattatttcttggggatttaccaacgaaattattacttgaaaaattattgggggttgtgttgctacaaatttagctgagTTTATTTCTTTGGAATTTACGTAGGATTTTTGTGACTTGGAAAAAttaaataggaaaaggataaacttgaagaataaaaaacataaaaaaaataattagacatTAAATCGGTGGATACGTATTATCAAGCCAAAGATGCgcaagaaataaaaattagtttATTGACATAGATGGTATAACAGATATATTATaagcaattttaaattttatattcataatttataggtGTCCATTTCGAATTATTGGTATCGTTAATTTTAAAGCAATATATTATGTGCCgtatttttatttacacaatttatttACAACTAATCTAtggataattatattatttattttattattattattattattttattaatccacaaccttagtcaatttaatttttttcaatttatttacttTCTAGCCTGATTTTACCAATTTATAagaattttagcctaattttatccaatttattacaatcctaGCCAAGATTGTGTCCAGTTGAactcaattttaaatttcattcaatttttttaaccaaattcttaatctttagatctcagccgttgaacaatatttatttattattattatatttaaataacagTCTAAGTCgattcaattatcttctcaattttatttgaattctagacaaccttatatctaattgatgtcaattttaatcgattttttaattcaatttggttcattttaaaccaaatttatatcgagtcttattattttcctagttattattattgttgttgttgttgttgttgttatggctttcctacatttattaaattacagactactcaattattaaaaataataattttatttatttattaatattaaatttgtatagttaatatatttattaaatatcaacctaattcaattcaattttccatatttatttaaattttaaccattctatactcaatttgtgtcaattgagtttaatttgactcaatcgaaattctcaattcaatttttttaacccaGTATCTAATCacaatttgactcatctcctcaattttaatctcaatcgctcatcatatttgatcaacggtcaatattaaatcaattttcactaatatttttcttaaaattggacagcttcagactatttttcttgaaccgagggtctattggaaacaacctattTACCTCAAAGGTAAGGTTTGCGTATATTGTACCCTCCACAGATCCCAATTTATTGAACTTAATCGGGTTagttgttgtatttattttctcgaaatctcatagagaaaacaGTCAAAAAATGTcaccttgatttttttttttttattattattatactcaatttatttcaaatttattatcggtaattttaatataatattttctatgtgaCATACGCAATTTATTGTAAGAATaacaatttttataatatattttttaatttattattactatgtgtcatttttttatttacacaatttattcttaactaatctgagaataattatattatttattttactattattattattgtattaatccacaaccttagtcaatttatttttttccaatttatttACTTTCTAGCCTGATTTTGCCAATTCataacaattttagcctaattttattcaatttattacaatcctagctcaaattgtgtccaattgaactcaatttcaaatttcatttaatttttttaaccaaattcttaatctttagatctcaACCGTtgatgaatatttatttattattattatatttaaatagcagTCTAAGTCgattcaattatcttctcaattttatttaaattctcgccaaccttatatctaattgatgttaatttaaacccattttttaattcaatttgattcatttttaaaccaaatttatatcgagtcttattattttcctcattattattattatgttattattattatgtcatTTTTAAACAAGCAAAAGATGTcacattgattttttaaaattattattattattactattattattattattattattattattattattattattattattattattattattattattatatttatgtgttgacATCCAATTTTGACCGTTCGATACTGCTTTaggctgctgctgctgctgccaCCGCCACTGCTGCTGTCGTCGCTGCCGCCGCCGCTGCTCATGCatgattattttaatattgacATCTTATCATTGTTTTCTCGTTATTATTATTACGCCTTTATCGTTATTATTAAAATAGCAGTCTAATTTAAAttgattttcctaatttatttaaaatctagCCAATTTATATTCAATTAATGTTAATTTTAGCCAATTTGACACTAATTctaatttttaacccattttaaatttattctaatcTCAGTCGTCGATCAAAATCGACCCAACGACTGAAATCCGATCAgcgtctctttccttttataccAAAATACTAAACCCTAACTCTTATTCTCTCCAAACAGCCACAcgtttctctttctctctctactcttcatCTCTATAAACCTCACTGTCGCTCATTCGCCGGCGAAATCTCCTCTCCTCCACCACGTCAAACCAACGCTGGTCATACTGGAGAAATCGGCAAGCCTCCAGCCAACATATAACTCCAGCCGGCGACTATGCCACCAGCCGGCAAAATCTTCTCTCCTCCACCACGTTGAACCAACGCTGGACATACCGGAGACCCCACCGCTACCTCAAACCAGCCGCCACCATCTCTTGCCACAGTCAAACCGGCGGCCGCCATCCTCGCCGTCAAACAAACCAGCCACCGCTACTGATCAGCAAATCAGGTTTGGACTACTACAACAAAATTGATATATAGCTACGAAATTATTAGCTACGAGATAAAATTCGTCACTAATTGTTCGCCTTTTATGAAGAAAATTAGATTTCGTATCTAAATACATGAAGCACATACTTTTAGTGATGAAACGTAAATTTTCGTAGCAAAGTTTTGTCCTCTAAAATTTCCTACCAAAAAATCTTTTGGCGCCATTTTATTGAGTATCATTAGTGACGAATTTTAAGTTTTCTGTGACACCCTTTTTTATTTCCGATAATGGATCCAATtcgtgataaattattttttgtcttgaattagttataattttagacacacaacaaaattcatcatcaaaaataagTTGTCGCAATAGCGACAAATTAGAGTTCGtagttaaatattgtaagttttagctacaaaatttgatatttaattgtgacctcaattttgtcactaatactataaataattagTGACACTCATTTTATTGTCTTTAATAATGGATCCAATTCGTGACAAactattttttgtcttgaattagttataattttagacacaaaaaaaaaatcatcataaaaaataagttatcgCAATAGCGTCAAATTAGAGTTCGtagttaaatattgtaagttttagctacaaaatttgatatttaattgcgacctcaatttttgtcactaatactataaacaattagtgacgctcattttattgtctctaattAATCTATGATTCAGTGACAACATAATTTTAGTCACAAAATATGTCATCGTTAAGTAGTGATGAtttagaatttgtagctgaataatttagttatttttttctacgaaaaaattttgtagctaaatataaattgatctttggctatttttgtttatgattataGAAAATTAATTGTATATTGATATAGCTATAGAAAACAAGACTCAATCTTATTGTGTGAAGGTTGAAGTGAACTTATTGCATTAATTTTTCGAAAGGTATAAAGTCAGTGTGTTAATCTTGTACTTGTGAGAAACATTTTAAGTAGACCGACGTTGAATATgatcaactaattaattaaaatttgaagCTATCATATTGTAAGTTTTAGCCACAAATGCTTATCTACTCAATTTCTTGTAACATTCACAAAGAGTTCAGTTGAGACTTTCATCAAATCACATTAGCCTAATCTAATCATAGTGCTTTAAAGTAATTTGATGATCTTGTTCGTTGTTAGTTGCACCTTTCTTCGTAACTAGCCTCACAGAAAGGGCTGCACGTCTTGTTTTTAGGCTGTACGTCTTGTTTTTACTGTCATATCGGGAGTTCCTCCATATGTTTTTCTTTACATAAAATGGATAGTGGATTCCTCTTTGGTGATTTAGGAAGACGCCAGGGTGATATGTCCACGCTACTTTAACCACATTTGAATAACTCCGAGGAACTGATTCTTTATCCCCATCCGAAGCTTCTTGCATTAGACTTTGTGATCCAATCCCTCTAGGTGATTGCATtcacaacaaataaataacaaaacacTACAACATTTTAGTCTTTTGGCCACACTAATTCTAGACCACACTTGTAAAGTGTGACCTATTTCATTAAAGACCACACTTTTAAAGTGTAGCCTTTGTTTTTAGCTTTTGGCCACATTAATTTTGGCAACACTTTGAAAGTGTGGTCCTTAATGGTATAGGCCACACTTTACAAGCGTTgacaaatcatgatttaattggCAACTCTTATTCACATATATGACTCCACTTTTAAATGTggtatctatctatctatctatctatctatctatctatatctatatatatataaacaacacTAAAATCAAGACAAGAAGTCACATGGTAGCACAAGAATAAATCAAGACAAGAAGTCATATGACAGCACAAGAATAAGTCTAAGTGATAATTTTAAGACAAAGTCAAAAAgtatgtaataaaaatattgaattgaaagattaagcatttgaatttgaaatatattctctttttaaaaaaatatatacattattttaataaataaaaattcttaATTAAAGAATCCTTATAGACTCTTACTATTTCAAAACtatatcttataaaatttaaatattatatatagtttatttacataataataataataataatgataataataataataataataataataataatatagtggCAGTACCTAATAGTAGTACTAATAtagatagtaataataataataaataataataacaggATGAGGAGCACGTATAGTGGAGTGGATAAAAAgattaaatgaaagataaaaattttaaaaatattatttatcaataataagaataaaattttatttattctttgtgtgtttaattatttttatatttattataaaagaaaacaaaaagaagacaaaaaaaataagaaaagtaattaaaaagaaaaaataaagagtcttatttgaaaaaaaaatagtaaaatacacGCTttctgaaaatttttaaatataaattaaaatttaataattaaattcaacgtatatatctacttgaaatacctttatatatctaagttgtgaattctttttttttaaatttaacaaacaaaaaagaaagaaagaaagaaagaaaggaaagaaagaaaataaaagataataaaataaaaaaacgtgcaaaaaaaaagaacataaactatcaaaagataattaagactaataaatttttaattttaattataaataattataaaataaaactaCTTATTAAAAATGGTTACTTATCACATTAGAGAGTTCTAATtggactcttatcaagttttgaattgaaaaatgaagtatttaaatttgaaatcactatcctttaattaaaaagattttcattatcttaaaaatagaaactcataattgaagagttctaatagatatttgctatttcaaacttatctatttaaaattcaaatgctataaaatatatttaaatataatcttatatttcaaaaacttatctatatcaaatataatgataaatatattattattattattattgataaatataaataatatatatttgtggtgGGTATCTAAAAGTTATTCTTACttgcaattattttaaaatttaaatataaattaaaatttaataattaaattcaatgtatatatctacttgaaaTGCCTTTACATATCTAAgttgtcaatttatttttataaaaaaaataattaaaaacaaataaaagaaataaagaaaggaaagaaaataaacaaaagaaaataaaattttaaaaaaacgtgcaaaaaaaagataaactatCAAAGACAattaagactaataaattattaatttttaattaaaaataatattaattattataaatagttatttatcacattagaatgttctaattggactcttatcaagttttgaattgaaagatgaaatatttgaacttGAAATACATTACCATTTTgataaaagattttcattatcttaaaaatagaaacccataattgaagagttctaatagatattttgctatttcaaacttatctctttaaaatttaaattctataaaatatatttaaatatattttatttatattaataaaagatgaaaattttatccaaataatattaataacaataataataatgtgaattaataatattaattaaaacaaattattattAAGATTATTTGTGATTAACattattgtgattttttaaaacaactaattaaagaaataattaaatataagaaCACGATTGAACAAatgtcttcttttttatttatttttatttaaatcaattaaataagGTAGAGTTCCTAATAAAATGCTAACTATGTCATTTTTAAGTTTGAATGTAacttctcaaataattttttatttttttaactttaaaattataaattattagaTAATGATAATTTAGAATATTATCTTATCTTTTCTAACAAActgatatatttaaattttgaatttgactaaaattttggttgatataaatatttgtatttgtaaccTCCTATATATATCCTTtgaatacatatatcatttaagttttcttcatttcttcttcttctttttttctatcagttacaattattttcatatttagattGTATTTATCTCAGAAAAAGTTATATGATCATTTTATTCACAAGATATtggtataataatatcaaaaaataatttttgcatTATTGTTGTTAAAATTATCTTTGAATAACTATCAATGTATGTTGATacttaattagcttttaaattttttttattgttatttatgattAACATTATATCTAAATTTTTTCGCAGATATGTCTACCGTCGTTAAAAAGATTACAGGTAATTCTCATTAgatttgtttgattaattatcaatatatattatttatggttaatttaattttaaattattttattgttatttatgattaacattatatttattttcttgaaacaACGTATCCACCATGGATTAAAAAATTATTGGCAGTGCTCATCA is a genomic window containing:
- the LOC107857159 gene encoding putative lipid-transfer protein DIR1, giving the protein MPMRGSKVGVFGMVVLGLLLIAGSSGLSLCNMNDGGLTACKPSVTQPNPVEPSASCCEALSGADLQCLCSYKNSFLLPSLGIDPELALALPTKCNLTSPPNC